The stretch of DNA GCTGGTAAGAAGCATCTACCCATTCGGCGACGCTGCCCGCGAGGTCTTGAACCCCGTACGCGCTCGCCCCGCCGGGCTGCTGGCCCACATTGTTCGGGTGGTCCGAGCCTAAATTGATCCGGCCAGGGTCAGGGCTATTACCCCACGGCCACTGACGTTTCTGTTGCGAACCGGGGTCCCAGCTCGCGGCCTTCTCCCACTCCTGTTCCGTGGGCAAGCGCTTGCCCGCCCACCGGGCGTAGCTGGCCGCGTCGTTCCAGTTGACTCCGACCACCGGCGCGTCGGGGTTATTGTTGAAGTACTGCGGGTCCCAGTGAGGGTTCGTCGGGTAAGCCCGTTTGGTTTCGTCGCAAAACTTCTTGTACTGCGCGTTACTAACCTCGAACTTATCTATGTAGTAATCCGGCAGAGTGACTTTGTGCGCGGGCCTTTCGTTCTGTTCGTGATTATCATCACCCATTATGAACTCGCCTGCTTTAACCAGAATCATCGGGCCGTTGTAATCAATCTCGGCCATCTCTTTGGGCGCGTCGCCGGCTACGGATTGCGCGGAGTAGATGACGGATTTCGTTTCGCCGTCTTTGCCGATGACGGAAGTGTTGAAATCGTCATAGCCCTGATGCGAAACGCGAACGACTCGCTTCCCCGATTCGAGGAGCGCAACTCTTATGGTCCCATCGGCGCGCAGCGTGCCGACGGCCTTGTTGTCTACGAAGACATCGCTGCCGGGCGGCGCGCCCCTGACGATCAGCGCGAAGCCGGGGTCTTTTGTCAGCAGGAAGAACAGGAGCCAGCACAGCGCCAGTGTCAAAGCGCAGCCGCCGACCCACCAGCCCCACAGCGGGATGCGATTCCACTTACTGCGCATCGCGGCCTTAGCGCCCGCAGGCCGTTCAGCCGAGGCGGTTCCGTATTCGTCGTTGGCTTCCTTTGCGCTCATCTGATTCATAAACTTTCCGAAGCGCCTGCGTGTTCTTGATCGGCAAGCGCTTCGCAATAGATACCCGAAATCAGCTTCGACGGTCACCACCCATGCGGGCGGCGATTTGAAACCCGTTTCGCGTCATTGCGCCGGTTGCGCGGCGATGCGCGATGAATGCGTAGCCACCTGCTGCCAGCGGCCCTGCCGTTTGATATAGACTGTGAGATAACGGTCCTGCCCGTTGATGATGTGCGTCCCGACTTTCCCCTTCACAGTGATTCGGCCCGCCGCCACGGCAGTGCCGCCGTAGACGCGCACCTTCAGGTCTTCCAGCTTCACGTACTCATACTTGAGGCTGCCGGTCTTCAACAGCGAGAGATAGTTTTCCTTTGTCACGACCATGCCGTTAGGGGCGGTGAAGCTGTACTCGTCGGCCCAGACGCGGTCTAGCGTCGTCGTGTCGGCTTTAAGAAAAGCGTCCAGGACTTCGCCCTCGATCTGTCGCAACGCCTGTTCAACCTGCGCGTCAGAAACGGATGATTTATCCTGGTCTTGCGCCAGGGCGGGCGACATGGCGGCAGCAAGAATTATCGTTATGAGTATTTGATTCATAGAGACTCCTTTCGCAAATTTGTTCTACGCAAGCATATTGATTCGAGGCCGGAAGATCGCCACCCGCTTGGGTGGGAATTACAGTACCGCGAGCGGTAGCGGGTGGGTGGTCTATGGCATCACGCGCCTGACCCGCTCGCTACCCTCGCGGTACTGTTTTACAATAGATCGCTCACGCGTTCACCGCATCGCAAAGGAGTCTTGATGATCCCCGCTGACTCGCAGCAAATCAGCCGCGCCGTTTGCATAGCATTGTTGCTTGCCGCGTTGTTTGCTGCGGCGGGCGAGGCGAGGGCCGAGCGGTTGCCGATCAAGTCTTACACCACGGCTGACGGGCTGGCGCATAATCGCGTGAAGCGCATCGTGCATGACTCGCATGGCTTCCTGTGGTTTTGCACGGCGGGAGGGCTGAGCCGCTTTGACGGTTATCAATTCACCAGCTACACGGTCGAAGACGGGCTGCCCGCCCCGTCCTCTAACGATTTGCTTGAGACGAGCGATGGCCTCTACTGGATAGCCACCAATAGCGATGGCGTAGTCCGCTTCAACCCGCTCGCAGTCGCGCGCCGTTCGGCGGGCCAAGCGCCGCCGCCGCGCTTTACAGTTTATGCGGTCGGCCCTGAGCCTGCGACTAATCGCGTCAACGTTCTATATAAAGACCGCGCAGGGTTGCTATGGGCGGGGACCGACGGCGGGTTGTTTTATTTGGACGAATCGAAAGGCGACGAGTTTCAGCGCGTCCAACTCGGCATACCTTCGCACGCGGACATTCAGGTGCAGGTGTTGGCGCTGGCCGAAGACCACGCGGGCAGCCTGTGGGTCGGCACGACTTTCGGCCTCGTTCACCGCCTGCCCGATGGCCGGATAGTTCATTACGCGATTCAACCCTTCGACAATAGAGACGCCGTCGCGGCATTGTTAGCCGACGGGCAGGGCAGGCTGTGGCTGGGGCATCAATCGGGTTTGATAGTGTTCAACCCCGAGCAGGTTTCTTCGTTGAATGAAGGGCGCGCGCTCTCGCCCATTGCCACTGTTGATGCGCGTCGTTACACGACTTCAGGCAAGGACTTGATGGGGCTATGCCAGACCTCTGACGGGCGAATATGGGCGGCAGAGTTCGGCGGCGGCTTGATCGAATTCAATGGCGACGCCTCGCGCACTTACATGGTCGCGCAGCGCAAGGGAGACAGGATCAGCACGTTTGCCGAGGACCGGGATGGCAACCTCTGGATCACTACGGATACCAATGGCGCGTTGAAGATTACAAGGCGCGGGCTTGTGAATTATGGCGAAGATGACGGGCTGGGGCAGATCGTCGGCACGATTTTCGAGAACCGGGCGGGCGAGCTTTATGTCTATAGCAGCATATGGCGCATCAGTCGCTTTGACGGTAGAAGGTTCTCGACCATCAGGCCCGCCTTGCCCGCAGGAGTCACCGATAAGAGCTGGCGCAATAACAACGGCTTCATCGAAGATCATACCGGCGAGTGGTGGATCGCGACGCGCCAGGGGCTTTGCCGCTTCCCGAAAGTGAATCGCTTCGAGCAACTGGCCGAGACGCCGCCGAAAGCCGTTTACACGACCCGCGATGGGTTGAGCGATAACGACGT from Blastocatellia bacterium encodes:
- a CDS encoding SUMF1/EgtB/PvdO family nonheme iron enzyme yields the protein MNQMSAKEANDEYGTASAERPAGAKAAMRSKWNRIPLWGWWVGGCALTLALCWLLFFLLTKDPGFALIVRGAPPGSDVFVDNKAVGTLRADGTIRVALLESGKRVVRVSHQGYDDFNTSVIGKDGETKSVIYSAQSVAGDAPKEMAEIDYNGPMILVKAGEFIMGDDNHEQNERPAHKVTLPDYYIDKFEVSNAQYKKFCDETKRAYPTNPHWDPQYFNNNPDAPVVGVNWNDAASYARWAGKRLPTEQEWEKAASWDPGSQQKRQWPWGNSPDPGRINLGSDHPNNVGQQPGGASAYGVQDLAGSVAEWVDASYQ
- a CDS encoding nuclear transport factor 2 family protein, coding for MNQILITIILAAAMSPALAQDQDKSSVSDAQVEQALRQIEGEVLDAFLKADTTTLDRVWADEYSFTAPNGMVVTKENYLSLLKTGSLKYEYVKLEDLKVRVYGGTAVAAGRITVKGKVGTHIINGQDRYLTVYIKRQGRWQQVATHSSRIAAQPAQ